One genomic region from Evansella sp. LMS18 encodes:
- a CDS encoding endo-1,4-beta-xylanase, which produces MKNMNKLLFIFLTAALLAGTFTMQVLADTGDSPQTAIEEFEALDESAYTPATYRLAKMEYDKVKELINDSNAAPDEINEAINALNKRIDELRGRNGSESLWQTYEDYFEIGNIYSGTGNLDPSNTRGALTSAHFNSLTAENHMKPNVLSTGGAGQEGTFRIFEGSNHVSDQLVREAQENGITVHGHVLVWHSQSPDWVNGGTNGNYTRAEARENMEHYIKTVVEHFDTYYPGVVTSWDVVNEAFIDELPTIPEGADWKDYLREGNQSGWYKAYSNGMAADEDPSDYIYDAFVLARKYTDAKLFYNDFNMYEDGKSKVAAMMIKELNERYKNEYPDDPRQLIEGAGMQSHNYIMDTPPSSVENGILNLLDAGVDLIISELDLFAWYPWNAEPTGGALSGYMDLRDRGVEHIIGSAGTEEQRNYWVNRGITNGSEIEVIQAEVYAEYFRVYKDYAASIDRVTFWGLNDRQSWRRGHNPLMWNSDFSLKDAFYAVSDPEGYLGVDYNYVNPIPAPKVAETILKYNDMKPAYRNRRNGGNFISDVARSMGPKTTFDNKPHYIMSGESKIANRAYRKAVFNYLKNHPGMEDNIILPPDTFFINNK; this is translated from the coding sequence ATGAAAAATATGAATAAGTTATTATTTATTTTTCTGACGGCTGCTCTTCTGGCGGGAACTTTTACGATGCAGGTATTGGCTGACACAGGCGATTCCCCACAGACGGCCATTGAGGAGTTTGAGGCCCTCGATGAAAGCGCATACACGCCAGCTACATATCGGCTGGCCAAAATGGAATACGATAAAGTAAAGGAACTAATTAACGATTCAAACGCAGCACCTGACGAAATCAACGAGGCAATCAATGCATTAAACAAACGTATCGATGAACTAAGAGGACGGAACGGATCTGAGTCATTGTGGCAAACTTATGAGGATTATTTCGAAATAGGCAACATTTACAGCGGCACAGGCAACTTAGATCCGAGTAATACTCGCGGCGCGTTGACATCTGCCCATTTCAACTCACTCACCGCAGAGAATCACATGAAACCCAACGTCCTTTCCACTGGAGGAGCCGGACAGGAGGGTACTTTCAGAATTTTTGAGGGGTCAAACCATGTCTCTGACCAGTTAGTCAGAGAAGCACAAGAAAACGGAATTACGGTACACGGACACGTACTGGTGTGGCACAGCCAGTCTCCTGACTGGGTCAACGGTGGCACTAATGGCAACTACACGAGAGCAGAAGCAAGAGAAAACATGGAGCACTATATCAAGACAGTAGTCGAGCACTTCGACACATATTATCCTGGTGTAGTCACAAGCTGGGACGTCGTCAACGAAGCATTTATTGATGAATTGCCAACCATCCCTGAAGGCGCAGATTGGAAAGATTATCTTCGTGAAGGAAACCAGAGCGGCTGGTACAAGGCATACAGCAACGGTATGGCAGCAGACGAAGATCCGAGCGATTACATCTATGATGCCTTCGTATTAGCCCGTAAATATACTGACGCCAAGTTATTCTACAATGATTTTAATATGTACGAAGATGGCAAATCAAAGGTTGCCGCGATGATGATTAAAGAACTTAACGAACGTTACAAGAATGAGTACCCAGATGATCCTCGCCAGTTAATCGAGGGTGCAGGTATGCAGTCCCACAACTATATAATGGATACGCCACCTTCCAGCGTGGAAAACGGGATTCTTAATCTCCTGGATGCTGGAGTTGATCTTATCATAAGTGAGCTTGACCTGTTCGCATGGTATCCTTGGAACGCAGAGCCTACTGGTGGTGCACTTTCCGGTTACATGGATTTAAGAGATCGCGGTGTTGAACATATAATCGGTTCAGCAGGTACAGAGGAACAGAGGAATTACTGGGTTAATCGCGGTATTACTAACGGCTCCGAGATTGAAGTGATCCAGGCAGAGGTTTATGCCGAATACTTCAGAGTCTACAAAGATTACGCAGCAAGTATCGACCGCGTAACATTCTGGGGTTTGAACGACCGTCAAAGCTGGAGAAGGGGTCACAATCCATTGATGTGGAACAGTGATTTCTCCCTTAAGGATGCTTTCTACGCTGTATCCGATCCGGAGGGCTACCTTGGTGTAGATTATAATTATGTAAACCCAATTCCTGCTCCAAAAGTAGCTGAGACAATTCTTAAGTACAACGATATGAAGCCTGCCTATAGAAATAGAAGAAATGGCGGTAATTTTATCAGTGATGTTGCAAGGTCAATGGGCCCTAAAACAACCTTTGACAACAAGCCGCATTACATTATGTCAGGTGAATCGAAAATAGCAAATCGTGCCTACAGGAAAGCAGTATTTAATTATCTGAAAAACCATCCAGGTATGGAAGATAATATTATCTTGCCTCCAGACACATTCTTTATTAATAACAAGTAG
- a CDS encoding DNA-binding response regulator, whose translation MGFEEEYQTFMNTHLQARSGERLRRLQEGHKHAEMLFLKQVWWPSFHHFQYLYPEYEVNDFKDGTRYLDFAYIRPGIRICLEIDGFGPHLKNISRWQFSDSLERQNQLVIDGWTVIRFSYDQVKEKPRRCQQIVQQVIGRWLGDELDLTTLSLLEKEVLRLAIRKGETISPREVENYLKVSDKTVKKVLSQLVDKKMLIPASGIERIRSYQLGDQVKNPI comes from the coding sequence ATGGGTTTTGAAGAAGAATACCAGACCTTTATGAATACTCACTTGCAGGCAAGAAGCGGTGAACGCTTGCGGCGCTTACAAGAAGGTCACAAACATGCTGAAATGTTGTTTTTGAAACAAGTATGGTGGCCTTCCTTTCACCATTTCCAGTATCTGTATCCAGAATATGAAGTGAATGATTTTAAAGATGGTACAAGGTATTTGGATTTTGCATATATCCGTCCCGGTATACGGATTTGCCTGGAGATTGACGGGTTCGGCCCTCACTTAAAGAATATAAGCAGATGGCAATTTTCCGACAGCCTGGAGCGTCAAAACCAGTTGGTGATTGACGGATGGACCGTAATCCGCTTTTCTTATGACCAAGTTAAAGAGAAACCTCGTCGATGCCAACAAATTGTTCAGCAAGTGATTGGCCGATGGCTGGGGGATGAATTAGACCTGACCACTCTATCCTTATTAGAAAAAGAAGTGCTACGGCTGGCGATACGAAAAGGAGAAACCATCTCCCCGCGAGAAGTTGAAAACTATTTGAAGGTAAGTGACAAGACGGTAAAAAAAGTGCTTTCTCAACTTGTCGATAAAAAGATGCTAATACCTGCATCTGGGATTGAGAGAATCCGTTCTTATCAGTTGGGAGATCAGGTTAAGAACCCGATCTGA
- a CDS encoding AEC family transporter, which yields MLELFGVIIFNVILPIFILIGFGAFLHRKFQFDLKTLSKILTYFLLPAITFVNVYKSELDAQLLVEVVSFQLVLCLALILFSAGLSKVFKLDKGSASVFKNSVVLINSANYGLPVSQLVFQSNPSGVTIQIIVTVFQQLVTFTYGLLNSVSVHSRGAKALVMLLKMPMLYALAGGILLQELQVEIPTALWNPLENAANAFIAMALLVLGAQVAYIQITKINKIIVFSCLGRLLFSPLAALGIIYLFGLEGTVAQALFIASAYPSSRNSAQLALEFNNHPELAAQTVLVTTLLSSVTVTVVVFISTLIF from the coding sequence ATGTTGGAGCTTTTTGGCGTCATTATTTTTAATGTTATTCTGCCAATCTTTATACTTATCGGGTTTGGTGCCTTTCTTCACAGGAAATTTCAATTTGATTTGAAAACGCTGTCTAAAATACTGACATATTTTTTGCTTCCCGCAATTACTTTTGTGAACGTATATAAGAGTGAGCTGGATGCTCAGCTGTTGGTGGAAGTGGTCAGTTTCCAGCTGGTGCTTTGCCTCGCATTAATTCTCTTCAGCGCTGGCTTATCAAAGGTATTTAAACTGGACAAAGGTTCAGCCTCCGTTTTCAAAAACAGTGTGGTCTTAATAAACTCAGCAAATTACGGCCTTCCGGTGAGCCAGCTTGTTTTTCAGAGCAATCCATCCGGGGTGACTATTCAAATCATCGTAACTGTGTTTCAGCAGCTTGTAACATTTACCTACGGGCTGTTAAACTCTGTTTCCGTACATTCCCGGGGAGCCAAAGCATTGGTTATGTTACTGAAAATGCCGATGCTTTATGCATTGGCAGGAGGTATCCTTTTACAGGAACTTCAGGTGGAGATACCTACGGCGCTTTGGAACCCGCTGGAAAACGCGGCAAATGCTTTTATTGCAATGGCCCTGTTAGTGCTGGGAGCACAGGTGGCATACATACAAATTACAAAGATTAATAAAATCATAGTTTTCAGCTGCCTCGGCAGGCTTCTTTTTTCACCATTGGCGGCTTTAGGAATTATTTATCTGTTCGGGCTGGAAGGAACAGTAGCACAGGCATTGTTTATTGCAAGCGCCTATCCATCATCACGGAACAGCGCCCAGCTCGCACTGGAATTTAACAACCATCCGGAGCTTGCCGCCCAGACAGTACTCGTGACTACACTGTTGAGCAGTGTAACAGTGACGGTGGTGGTGTTTATTTCTACGTTGATATTTTAA
- a CDS encoding PLP-dependent aminotransferase family protein: MDWKPDRSDKKPIYKQIAEYIEKGISAGDFPTDLPLPPERRLAEKLNVNRSTIVAAYDELQAIGLVERKKGSGTWISTDIWGLSHKRMPNWGRYVEGGSFLPNQPVVQRLRTETQREDLIDLASGELAPDLFPSETFQEIFTKTPFHGHLGYDHPQGNEMLRETISMHAKEYRDIQINPESILITSGAQQAIHLIVQCLLKPGDAVAIEDPSYAYSLPIFRTAGLKVSHLPIDRNGVNPDDIELLHKKHRLRMLFLNPDHQNPTGTKLTLSRRKRILEISSEYGIPIIEDDPYSLTSFSGETGPTLKSMDHLGNVLYISSLSKIVASGLRIGWVMGPEKVIERLADAKQQVDFGHSVFPLWVANEFLGSGQFKGHISILRQHLHERRDQLISSLNSHLREKTDYFIPEGGIHFWCKIREPVDEFRLLEESIKGGVAFVPGNVLGTKKGYVRFTFGRGDIDSINEGIRRFAEVLRQMEKIKN, translated from the coding sequence ATGGACTGGAAGCCAGACCGATCGGATAAAAAACCTATTTATAAACAAATAGCAGAATATATTGAGAAGGGTATTTCAGCTGGAGATTTTCCAACCGATCTGCCTTTGCCGCCTGAGCGACGGCTGGCGGAAAAATTAAACGTTAACCGGAGTACCATTGTGGCTGCTTATGATGAACTTCAGGCCATTGGTCTGGTTGAAAGGAAAAAAGGGAGCGGTACTTGGATTAGTACAGATATTTGGGGTCTCTCGCATAAAAGAATGCCGAACTGGGGCCGATATGTGGAAGGTGGCTCATTCCTGCCTAATCAGCCAGTGGTGCAGCGGCTTCGTACGGAAACACAAAGAGAAGACTTAATTGATTTAGCGAGCGGTGAGTTAGCTCCGGATTTATTTCCCTCTGAAACATTTCAGGAGATTTTTACAAAAACGCCTTTCCATGGCCACCTCGGCTACGACCATCCCCAGGGGAATGAAATGCTGAGAGAGACTATTTCGATGCATGCAAAGGAATACAGGGATATTCAAATAAATCCTGAATCTATTTTAATCACATCAGGTGCACAGCAGGCGATCCATCTGATAGTACAGTGTTTACTAAAGCCAGGGGATGCTGTTGCGATTGAAGACCCCTCGTATGCTTACTCTCTGCCTATATTTCGGACTGCAGGCCTGAAAGTTTCCCATCTGCCAATAGATAGGAATGGGGTTAACCCTGACGATATAGAACTTTTACATAAGAAACACCGGCTCCGCATGCTTTTTTTAAATCCAGATCATCAAAATCCAACTGGCACAAAACTCACTTTAAGCCGCAGGAAAAGAATTCTGGAAATTTCCTCGGAATATGGCATCCCGATTATAGAGGATGATCCCTATAGTTTGACTTCTTTTAGTGGGGAAACTGGCCCCACCTTGAAATCGATGGACCATCTGGGGAATGTCCTTTATATTAGTTCTTTGTCAAAAATAGTCGCTTCAGGTTTACGGATTGGCTGGGTCATGGGACCGGAAAAAGTAATTGAACGATTGGCTGATGCTAAACAGCAAGTGGATTTCGGGCATAGTGTTTTTCCCCTTTGGGTCGCTAATGAATTTCTTGGTTCTGGCCAATTTAAAGGACATATTTCCATTCTTCGCCAACATCTTCATGAACGGCGTGACCAGCTTATCTCCTCTCTGAACAGCCACTTAAGGGAAAAAACGGATTATTTCATTCCTGAAGGGGGCATTCATTTCTGGTGCAAAATCAGAGAACCGGTGGATGAATTCCGCTTACTTGAGGAATCCATTAAAGGAGGGGTGGCATTCGTGCCAGGAAACGTATTAGGTACAAAAAAAGGATATGTACGCTTTACTTTCGGCCGGGGGGATATAGATTCAATAAACGAAGGTATAAGAAGGTTTGCAGAAGTATTACGTCAAATGGAGAAGATCAAAAATTAG
- a CDS encoding DUF5694 domain-containing protein yields MDTGNVLSEQKQKEVLEVVEKLEKFKPTKVAVEADKAKDAALNVNYKEYKTRNIQLTANEIHQLGFRISNRLNLENIYAVDWMGDAGNRDIGEVLDWAKQNQTELYEQIMEFYIPKIAPNIKELSILEALKEINNKERILTEHEMYLKLAQIGAGTEYVGIDWMSWWYQRNLIIYHNLLKLTENKNERILLLIGGAHVHLVSQFLSESSQIQVLKVDDYL; encoded by the coding sequence ATGGATACAGGAAATGTGTTATCTGAACAAAAACAAAAAGAAGTATTAGAAGTAGTTGAAAAACTGGAAAAATTCAAACCGACAAAGGTTGCTGTGGAAGCAGATAAGGCAAAAGATGCAGCTCTTAACGTTAACTATAAAGAATATAAAACTCGCAACATTCAATTAACAGCAAACGAGATTCACCAATTAGGATTCAGAATAAGTAACAGACTTAACCTCGAAAATATATATGCAGTTGACTGGATGGGCGATGCAGGCAACAGAGATATAGGCGAGGTTCTAGATTGGGCAAAACAGAATCAGACAGAATTATATGAGCAGATCATGGAATTTTACATACCGAAAATAGCACCAAATATAAAAGAATTATCCATTTTAGAAGCATTAAAAGAAATTAATAACAAAGAGAGAATCCTTACAGAACATGAGATGTATTTAAAGCTAGCTCAAATTGGAGCAGGTACTGAATATGTAGGGATTGACTGGATGAGTTGGTGGTACCAGAGAAATCTAATTATCTACCACAACCTTCTCAAACTAACGGAAAATAAAAATGAGCGAATTTTGTTACTGATTGGAGGGGCGCACGTCCATTTGGTAAGCCAGTTCCTCTCAGAGAGCAGCCAAATACAAGTTTTAAAAGTTGATGACTATTTATAA
- a CDS encoding sensor histidine kinase, translated as MNEKLPLFNKLSRLRIPLVTKMIVLICGLIILMLLVLGIYTNGKYSETVSEQIGIRALSVAQSVSEIPEIREAFFTENPSEIIQPIAESIRVKTGSEFIVVGNTEGVRYSHPLEERIGETMVGDDNDRALLEGESYISEADGSLGPSIRGKVPVFSEEGTVIGVVSVGFLLDDIEMTIGTYVSELWYWILFSILIGIIGAVLISLHVKKSILGLEPNEIGQLFEEREAIFQSIHEGIIAVDKEGRITMCNQNALELLHTEEKNVKGKYLRDLVTNTKIMEVLETGEGQYNQELWVDNERFIVNRVPIYYDNKLIGAVSTLRNRTEIERLAEELSKVKQYSEALRVQTHEFSNKLNTISGLLQLDRTKEAVEFINKESKKQQEWIHFLINSVKDSYVSAVLLGKLNRAHELGIKMTIHSDSELLTPLTERQREGLVTILGNLLENAYDAVRESENDQHVSIFFTDIGHEILFEIEDSGPGITDEDADRIFQKGFTTKKGSHRGFGLALVQQLLKELNGSLTLETSESGGACFIVTIPKADEEGETHDRQAI; from the coding sequence ATGAACGAGAAACTTCCTCTATTTAATAAACTATCAAGATTGCGTATACCCCTTGTGACAAAGATGATTGTGCTCATTTGCGGGTTGATCATTTTAATGCTTTTAGTTCTTGGCATCTACACGAATGGGAAGTACTCGGAAACGGTTTCCGAGCAGATTGGGATCCGGGCCCTGAGTGTAGCCCAGTCCGTATCTGAAATACCGGAAATAAGAGAAGCGTTTTTTACGGAAAACCCCTCGGAAATAATTCAGCCGATTGCAGAATCGATCCGTGTTAAAACCGGTTCTGAATTCATTGTTGTAGGCAATACAGAAGGGGTGCGGTATTCCCACCCCCTCGAAGAGAGAATTGGTGAAACAATGGTCGGTGATGATAATGACCGGGCACTGCTTGAAGGGGAATCCTATATTTCTGAAGCAGACGGATCATTAGGTCCTTCCATCCGTGGAAAAGTGCCTGTTTTTTCAGAAGAAGGTACGGTTATCGGTGTTGTGTCTGTAGGATTTTTATTAGATGATATCGAAATGACGATTGGAACCTATGTATCTGAACTTTGGTACTGGATTTTATTTAGTATTTTAATTGGGATAATCGGCGCTGTCCTGATTTCCCTTCATGTGAAAAAATCCATTCTCGGACTTGAGCCAAATGAAATAGGGCAGCTGTTTGAAGAAAGAGAAGCGATTTTCCAGTCGATTCACGAGGGTATTATAGCCGTTGACAAGGAAGGCCGTATCACGATGTGCAACCAAAACGCACTGGAGCTTTTACACACGGAAGAGAAAAATGTAAAAGGAAAATATTTGAGAGATCTGGTTACTAATACTAAAATTATGGAAGTGCTTGAAACTGGGGAAGGACAGTACAACCAGGAGTTATGGGTAGACAACGAACGATTTATCGTAAACCGTGTTCCGATCTACTATGACAACAAACTAATAGGGGCGGTCTCCACCTTACGAAACCGCACGGAAATTGAAAGGCTTGCGGAAGAACTTTCAAAAGTGAAACAGTATTCAGAAGCACTCCGCGTACAGACTCATGAGTTTTCCAATAAACTGAATACGATCTCCGGCCTCCTGCAGCTGGACAGAACGAAAGAAGCGGTCGAGTTCATTAATAAAGAAAGTAAAAAGCAGCAGGAGTGGATCCACTTTTTAATTAATAGTGTTAAAGATTCCTATGTTAGTGCGGTGCTCCTTGGAAAGTTGAACCGGGCACATGAGCTTGGAATAAAAATGACCATCCATTCAGACAGTGAGTTGTTGACGCCCCTGACAGAAAGACAGCGGGAAGGGCTTGTTACCATCCTCGGTAACTTGCTTGAAAACGCTTATGATGCAGTAAGGGAGTCGGAAAACGACCAGCATGTATCCATATTTTTTACAGATATAGGGCACGAAATTCTTTTTGAGATTGAAGACAGCGGTCCTGGAATTACAGACGAAGATGCGGACAGGATTTTTCAGAAAGGCTTTACGACAAAAAAAGGTTCACACCGCGGATTCGGGCTCGCCTTAGTACAGCAATTGCTAAAAGAATTGAACGGAAGCCTCACCCTGGAGACAAGTGAGTCAGGCGGAGCCTGTTTTATAGTAACAATACCAAAAGCAGATGAAGAGGGGGAAACCCATGACAGGCAAGCGATTTAA
- a CDS encoding ASCH domain-containing protein, with amino-acid sequence MPEQNNRLKVKVTDLRKYDTFQDMYQDIPFRDLDCESWTMEEMIEGTYQIYTPEQEKFWGTLAITIEYR; translated from the coding sequence ATGCCGGAACAAAATAATCGCTTAAAAGTTAAAGTAACAGATCTTAGAAAGTATGATACATTTCAGGATATGTACCAGGACATCCCTTTCAGAGACTTAGATTGCGAGAGCTGGACAATGGAGGAGATGATTGAGGGCACCTACCAGATTTACACTCCGGAGCAGGAAAAATTCTGGGGAACATTAGCTATTACAATCGAATACCGGTAG
- a CDS encoding ASCH domain-containing protein yields MGLYKEYFHAIKEGKKTVEVRRMTKKEEKLRLAIRLNLSLCRNKIIA; encoded by the coding sequence ATGGGTTTATATAAAGAATACTTCCATGCAATTAAAGAGGGGAAAAAGACAGTTGAAGTTCGACGAATGACGAAAAAAGAAGAAAAATTAAGGTTGGCGATACGATTGAATTTATCCTTATGCCGGAACAAAATAATCGCTTAA
- a CDS encoding CitMHS family transporter yields MLSIIGFATIITIVVLLLKGRVSPIIALVLVPIIGALVAGFGIAEIGGFFSEGIDRVINVVIMFIFAILFFGIMQDAGLFDPFINKMIAISKGNVIAVAVATVLIAAVAHLDGSGASTFLITIPALLPLYKRLKMSPYLLLLLVGTSASILNMLPWAGPLGRTAAVTGLDPTELWRPLIPLQIIALVLLVGLAVILGIREKRRIAKMSSIEEAQLEAAAASELTEDEPSTQEKDNSLARPKLIWVNLLITLGLVASLVTDLIPAGFAFMIALSIALPLNYPKVSDQMDRIKAHAPNALLMATIILAAGSFLGILGGTGMLDSIAVDMVTILPAMVVPYLHLIIGAFGVPFELILNTDAYYFAMLPVVEQIVTGYGVDTFSAAYAMIIGNIIGTFVSPFAPALWLALGLAGLEMGKHIRYSIFWVWGFSLVLMGVAILLGIIVI; encoded by the coding sequence ATGCTGAGTATTATCGGATTTGCAACGATAATCACAATTGTAGTACTGCTTTTAAAGGGCCGGGTGTCTCCGATTATAGCTCTTGTACTTGTTCCGATTATAGGTGCCCTTGTAGCAGGATTTGGCATTGCGGAGATCGGTGGGTTTTTCAGCGAAGGAATTGACCGTGTTATTAATGTAGTTATTATGTTTATTTTTGCGATTCTCTTTTTCGGAATCATGCAGGACGCAGGACTCTTTGATCCTTTCATTAATAAAATGATAGCGATTTCAAAAGGAAATGTGATTGCAGTTGCCGTTGCTACTGTACTGATAGCTGCGGTTGCCCATCTTGACGGTTCCGGGGCATCAACTTTCCTGATAACAATTCCTGCCTTACTTCCATTATATAAACGTCTTAAAATGAGCCCGTATTTACTGCTCCTTTTAGTAGGAACCAGTGCCAGTATTCTGAACATGCTTCCGTGGGCTGGCCCGCTTGGACGGACTGCAGCTGTAACAGGGCTTGACCCAACAGAACTATGGCGCCCGCTTATACCTTTACAGATTATCGCTTTAGTTTTATTAGTCGGACTTGCAGTAATACTGGGTATCCGGGAAAAACGCCGAATTGCTAAAATGAGCAGTATAGAAGAAGCACAACTTGAAGCCGCAGCTGCAAGTGAGCTGACAGAAGACGAGCCTTCCACACAGGAGAAGGATAATTCGCTAGCCCGCCCGAAATTAATCTGGGTGAATTTATTAATCACTTTAGGGCTGGTCGCATCTCTCGTAACTGATCTTATTCCTGCTGGATTCGCATTTATGATCGCTTTAAGTATCGCACTTCCGTTAAATTATCCTAAAGTAAGCGATCAGATGGACCGTATTAAGGCACATGCGCCAAATGCGCTGCTTATGGCGACCATCATCCTTGCTGCCGGCTCATTCTTAGGAATTTTAGGCGGCACCGGCATGCTTGATTCGATTGCGGTAGACATGGTTACCATACTTCCTGCAATGGTAGTGCCTTATTTACACTTAATTATTGGAGCCTTCGGTGTACCTTTCGAGCTGATTTTAAATACTGATGCTTATTATTTTGCTATGCTTCCGGTTGTTGAACAAATCGTTACAGGATACGGAGTGGACACTTTCTCCGCTGCATACGCGATGATTATCGGAAATATTATTGGCACGTTCGTAAGCCCATTCGCTCCGGCACTCTGGCTCGCACTCGGTTTAGCCGGCCTGGAGATGGGAAAACATATCCGATACTCCATCTTCTGGGTATGGGGATTCAGCTTAGTACTTATGGGAGTCGCTATCCTGCTCGGGATTATTGTAATATAG
- a CDS encoding amidohydrolase family protein, giving the protein MGLHRELELFVEIRLTEMEALQAATNKAAESISLEQVGTIKKDYIADIVILEKNPLDNIENTKEIFKVIKGGKIYDQQAILRTIPSKEYLEKEFKKFEKKFTMGS; this is encoded by the coding sequence ATGGGACTGCATCGGGAGCTGGAATTATTTGTGGAAATACGATTAACCGAGATGGAAGCCCTTCAGGCTGCAACGAATAAAGCAGCTGAGTCGATTTCTTTAGAGCAAGTCGGGACGATAAAGAAAGATTATATTGCGGACATCGTTATCTTAGAGAAGAACCCGCTGGACAATATTGAAAATACAAAAGAGATTTTCAAAGTAATAAAGGGCGGAAAAATATACGACCAGCAAGCCATTTTAAGAACAATTCCAAGTAAAGAATACTTGGAGAAGGAATTTAAGAAGTTCGAAAAGAAATTTACTATGGGCTCTTAA
- a CDS encoding response regulator has translation MTGKRFNVLIIEDDFRVADINKQFVEKVDGFYVAKVAYTGKEALGYLRKSPVLPDLILLDVYIPDVEGLELMWEIRKTYENIDIIMLTAAKETETIEQTLRGGIFDYIIKPVDFARLKKTLASFQEKKKLFDSKQEMTQEELDSFRGLSSSAAVADKPKSVSDLPKGIDRITLEKILDVMLENRNQSFTAVEVGSEIGASRSTARRYLEYLVAAGQVKAELMYGDVGRPERRYTLV, from the coding sequence ATGACAGGCAAGCGATTTAATGTATTAATTATAGAAGATGATTTCCGTGTGGCTGATATTAATAAACAGTTCGTGGAAAAAGTCGACGGATTTTATGTGGCCAAGGTAGCTTATACCGGCAAAGAAGCACTCGGGTATTTACGGAAATCTCCTGTTTTGCCGGATCTTATTTTGCTTGATGTATATATTCCTGACGTGGAAGGTCTGGAATTGATGTGGGAAATCCGCAAAACCTACGAAAATATTGATATTATCATGCTTACCGCGGCAAAAGAAACAGAAACAATAGAACAGACACTGCGGGGCGGCATTTTTGATTATATTATTAAACCAGTGGATTTCGCCCGCCTCAAGAAAACTCTAGCGTCCTTCCAGGAAAAAAAGAAGCTGTTTGACAGCAAGCAGGAAATGACTCAGGAGGAGCTCGATTCTTTCCGAGGTTTATCATCTTCTGCAGCAGTAGCTGATAAACCAAAAAGTGTCAGTGATCTGCCAAAAGGAATTGACAGGATCACCCTGGAAAAAATACTTGATGTTATGCTGGAAAACCGGAATCAAAGTTTTACTGCAGTGGAAGTTGGCAGCGAAATAGGGGCAAGCCGTTCTACCGCGAGGCGTTATCTGGAATATTTAGTGGCTGCAGGCCAGGTGAAAGCAGAGCTGATGTACGGTGACGTTGGCCGCCCGGAGCGCCGTTACACCCTTGTGTAA
- a CDS encoding GNAT family N-acetyltransferase — MLFQKESLVVRALEDKDKHHLVKWLSDPAVLEYYEGRDNPFNLEKVNEDFYNPGDEKGKCMIEYEGQSIGYIQFYQLDKETKDIYGYTDGNIYGIDQFIGETAFWNKGIGTSLITSMVQFLLEKKNADKVVMDPQTWNNRAIRCYEKCGFKKVKLLPEHEWHEGEYRDCWLIEYTK; from the coding sequence ATGCTATTTCAAAAAGAAAGCTTAGTGGTCCGCGCACTGGAAGATAAAGATAAGCACCATCTCGTGAAGTGGCTTTCCGATCCTGCCGTGCTGGAATACTATGAAGGCAGGGACAATCCCTTTAATCTAGAGAAAGTTAACGAAGATTTTTACAATCCAGGTGATGAAAAAGGTAAATGCATGATTGAATATGAAGGTCAGTCGATTGGATATATCCAATTCTACCAGCTGGATAAAGAAACGAAGGACATTTACGGCTACACTGACGGCAACATCTATGGGATCGACCAGTTTATCGGAGAAACCGCATTCTGGAATAAAGGCATTGGGACATCGCTTATTACTTCTATGGTTCAGTTTCTGCTTGAAAAGAAAAATGCGGACAAGGTAGTGATGGATCCACAGACATGGAACAATAGAGCGATCAGATGCTATGAAAAATGCGGGTTCAAGAAAGTGAAATTACTCCCAGAACATGAATGGCATGAAGGTGAGTACAGGGATTGCTGGCTCATTGAGTATACTAAATAG